A genomic stretch from Methanobrevibacter sp. includes:
- the cfbB gene encoding Ni-sirohydrochlorin a,c-diamide synthase, with product MRIILAGTGSAVGKTTIATGIMKALSEKYNVQPFKVGPDYIDPSYHTLATGNVSRNLDSFFMQEGQVRDSYLKGMNGKDIAIIEGVRGLYEGIDSVNDIGSTASVAKSLKAPVILIINSRSLVKSAAAIVLGFKALDPEINIAGVILNKVKNQAHYEKTKRSIEEITKTEVIGGIIRDNNISIEQRHLGLVPARERENSLKFIDLWSEVIKNSINLDRLVEIAKTAPEITSDITPIWNKLNKQPVKIGVAYDEVFNFYYKENIESLEANNAKIEYFSPLNDEELPDVDGLYIGGGYPELFTKELNANQNMLSQIKNFHLEDRPIFAECGGLMYLMNSIHEDAMVNVYPYKSVLTDRVQALKYTIAEVKEDNIISKKGEKFHGHEFHYSKVLVDDTNIKHKLAFNILRGKGTYNNQDGFMERNTLASYIHTHVAAMPNFGGNLCISSLELGG from the coding sequence ATGAGAATTATTTTAGCAGGAACCGGCAGTGCAGTTGGAAAAACCACAATCGCTACTGGAATAATGAAAGCTTTAAGTGAAAAATATAATGTTCAGCCATTTAAAGTTGGACCGGATTACATTGATCCATCTTACCATACATTAGCTACAGGAAATGTTTCAAGAAATCTTGACTCATTTTTTATGCAAGAAGGACAAGTCAGAGATTCCTATCTAAAAGGAATGAATGGAAAAGACATTGCCATTATCGAAGGAGTAAGGGGATTGTATGAAGGAATTGATTCTGTAAACGATATTGGAAGTACCGCTTCTGTTGCAAAATCATTGAAAGCACCAGTAATCTTAATTATCAATTCTAGAAGTTTAGTTAAAAGTGCAGCAGCAATTGTATTGGGTTTTAAAGCATTAGACCCCGAAATCAACATTGCAGGTGTTATTTTAAATAAAGTTAAAAACCAAGCACATTACGAAAAAACTAAAAGATCAATTGAAGAAATAACAAAGACAGAAGTTATTGGTGGAATCATACGTGATAACAATATTTCCATTGAACAAAGACATTTAGGTCTTGTTCCTGCTCGTGAAAGAGAAAATTCACTTAAATTCATTGATTTATGGTCTGAAGTTATTAAAAATTCAATTAATCTAGATAGATTAGTTGAAATTGCAAAGACTGCACCAGAAATCACATCAGACATTACTCCAATTTGGAATAAATTAAACAAACAACCTGTTAAAATAGGAGTTGCTTATGATGAAGTATTTAATTTCTACTATAAAGAAAATATTGAATCATTAGAAGCAAATAATGCTAAAATAGAATATTTCTCACCATTGAACGATGAGGAGTTACCTGATGTTGACGGATTGTACATTGGTGGAGGATATCCCGAACTATTCACCAAAGAACTTAATGCAAATCAGAATATGCTATCCCAAATCAAGAACTTTCACCTAGAAGATAGACCTATATTTGCCGAATGTGGTGGTTTAATGTACCTTATGAATTCCATCCATGAAGATGCAATGGTAAATGTATATCCTTACAAGTCAGTTTTAACAGATAGAGTACAAGCATTAAAGTACACAATAGCTGAAGTTAAAGAAGACAACATAATTTCTAAAAAAGGTGAAAAATTCCACGGACACGAGTTCCACTACTCAAAAGTTCTTGTAGATGACACAAATATTAAACACAAACTAGCATTCAACATATTGAGAGGAAAAGGAACTTACAATAACCAGGATGGATTCATGGAAAGAAATACACTTGCAAGTTATATCCACACCCATGTAGCTGCTATGCCTAACTTTGGTGGAAACCTATGCATTTCTTCATTGGAACTTGGAGGATAG